The Hymenobacter sp. GOD-10R genome includes a window with the following:
- a CDS encoding zinc dependent phospholipase C family protein, which produces MLTHLLLFLLLFALPVAPAAAYSVLTHQAVIDSTWETCLVPLLHQHYPGATADQMDEAKSYAYGGAIIQDMGYYPLGAEFFTDLTHYVRSGDFVRNLLDLARNRNEYAFALGALSHYVADNIGHPEGTNLIMPTVYPSLQAKYGAVVTYEKAPHRHTELEFSFDVVQVAAGRYRTQDYHKFIGFRVSKPVLERAFQQTYGLELGQVSFNIDVGVASFRFAVNQLLPAAARAAWHSQHKKIRQVSPRARRREYLYKTNKRKFEQEFGTEYEKPGFGARLMAKVINLLPKIGPLKTYAFKLPSAEGEAVFRKSYRAVLRGYCTLAHQQPKDTLSSVPPVPDTSLDTGQPTRPGSYGLADETYAEWLRELHQHHFENVPAAAKQHLLAYYANGIPTTTPEEEEEDDRRETRKEHRETAEALKALRALADGK; this is translated from the coding sequence ATGCTCACTCATCTATTACTATTTCTGCTGCTTTTTGCATTGCCTGTTGCGCCAGCAGCTGCTTACTCAGTGCTCACCCACCAAGCCGTCATCGATTCAACGTGGGAAACGTGCCTTGTACCATTGCTGCACCAGCACTACCCAGGCGCTACGGCCGATCAGATGGACGAAGCTAAGAGCTACGCCTACGGTGGCGCCATTATCCAAGACATGGGCTACTATCCGTTGGGCGCAGAGTTTTTTACGGATCTGACTCACTATGTACGTAGTGGCGACTTCGTACGCAACCTGCTGGACCTAGCTCGTAACCGCAATGAATACGCCTTTGCTCTCGGGGCGCTGTCGCACTACGTAGCCGACAACATTGGGCATCCGGAGGGCACCAACCTGATTATGCCTACCGTGTACCCTAGCTTGCAGGCTAAGTATGGTGCCGTGGTGACGTATGAGAAAGCACCTCATCGTCATACAGAGCTGGAGTTTTCCTTTGATGTAGTGCAAGTGGCGGCTGGCCGCTACCGAACTCAGGATTACCATAAATTTATTGGCTTCCGGGTGAGCAAGCCGGTGCTGGAGCGTGCCTTCCAGCAGACGTACGGGCTGGAGCTAGGGCAGGTATCATTCAACATCGACGTAGGAGTTGCCTCGTTTCGCTTTGCCGTAAACCAGCTGTTGCCGGCAGCAGCTAGGGCTGCCTGGCATAGTCAGCATAAAAAGATCCGACAGGTAAGCCCACGGGCGCGCCGCCGCGAGTACCTGTATAAGACCAATAAGCGCAAGTTTGAGCAAGAATTCGGCACCGAATACGAGAAGCCAGGTTTTGGGGCGCGGCTAATGGCCAAAGTCATTAACCTGCTGCCCAAGATAGGTCCGCTCAAAACGTATGCTTTCAAGTTGCCCAGCGCCGAAGGCGAAGCCGTATTTAGGAAAAGCTACCGGGCCGTACTGCGTGGCTACTGCACCCTCGCACACCAGCAACCCAAAGACACCCTGTCTTCGGTGCCACCTGTGCCTGATACTAGCCTGGATACCGGCCAACCTACCCGCCCCGGCAGCTACGGCCTAGCCGACGAAACGTACGCGGAATGGCTCCGCGAACTGCATCAACATCATTTCGAAAACGTGCCAGCGGCGGCAAAGCAGCATTTGCTGGCGTATTACGCCAACGGAATCCCGACTACTACGCCGGAAGAAGAGGAGGAAGATGACCGGCGAGAAACCCGCAAAGAGCACCGCGAAACGGCAGAAGCGCTAAAGGCACTGCGGGCGCTAGCAGACGGAAAGTAG
- a CDS encoding aldehyde dehydrogenase family protein, with protein sequence MKQALEEAVATGAAPAPEDPHGIQTILQELGVRPDNPAYSTGLRWGGENNEQSRTICSPADNKAIAKVQFATAADYEAVVSTAQTAFQTWRLVPAPKRGDIVRQIGNKLRQYKEPLGKLVSYEMGKIMQEGLGEVQEMIDICDFAVGLSRQLHGFTMHSERPAHRMYDQYHPLGVVGIISAFNFPVAVWSWNAMLAAVCGDVSIWKPSEKTPLVAVAVQQIIRDVLEENELPEGVFNLIIGDAEIGQLLAADERVPLVSATGSTRMGKQVGQVVGARLGRALLELGGNNAIILTEHADLDMAMRAVVFGAVGTAGQRCTTTRRLIIHESIFDEVKQRLLAIYPKLPIGHPLQDGTLVGPLIDQQAVEGFTKALGQVQQEGGTLLTGGEVLTEGTYTTGTYVTPALVEAENHYHTVQEETFAPILYLIRYRGDVEAAIALQNGVRQGLSSSIFTLNMREAEAFLAATGSDCGIANVNIGTSGAEIGGAFGGEKETGGGRESGSDAWKIYMRRQTNTINYSRELPLAQGIKFDV encoded by the coding sequence ATGAAACAAGCCCTTGAAGAAGCTGTGGCGACGGGTGCCGCGCCCGCGCCAGAAGATCCGCACGGTATCCAAACCATTTTGCAAGAGCTAGGTGTGCGCCCCGATAATCCGGCGTACAGCACAGGCCTGCGTTGGGGCGGCGAAAACAACGAGCAGAGCCGTACCATCTGTTCGCCGGCAGATAATAAGGCTATTGCGAAGGTACAATTTGCCACCGCTGCCGATTATGAGGCCGTTGTGAGCACCGCGCAGACGGCGTTCCAAACGTGGCGGCTCGTGCCTGCACCTAAGCGCGGGGATATTGTGCGGCAGATCGGGAATAAGCTGCGCCAGTACAAAGAGCCGCTCGGCAAGCTGGTGAGCTACGAGATGGGCAAGATTATGCAGGAAGGCTTAGGCGAGGTGCAGGAAATGATTGACATCTGCGACTTCGCTGTGGGCCTCTCGCGGCAGTTGCACGGCTTCACGATGCACTCGGAGCGGCCGGCTCACCGTATGTACGACCAGTACCATCCGCTGGGCGTGGTGGGTATCATTTCGGCCTTCAACTTCCCGGTAGCCGTGTGGAGCTGGAATGCCATGCTCGCCGCCGTGTGCGGCGATGTAAGCATCTGGAAACCTTCCGAAAAAACGCCCCTCGTGGCCGTAGCCGTGCAGCAGATCATACGGGACGTGTTGGAAGAAAATGAGCTGCCTGAAGGTGTTTTCAACCTGATTATTGGTGATGCGGAAATAGGGCAGCTACTGGCCGCCGATGAACGGGTGCCGCTGGTATCCGCGACGGGTAGCACGCGGATGGGCAAGCAAGTGGGGCAAGTAGTTGGTGCCCGTCTAGGTCGGGCGTTGCTGGAGCTAGGAGGAAACAACGCTATTATCCTGACGGAGCACGCCGACCTCGATATGGCTATGCGTGCCGTGGTATTTGGGGCTGTTGGTACGGCCGGGCAGCGCTGCACCACCACCCGCCGTCTCATCATCCACGAGTCAATTTTCGACGAGGTGAAGCAACGGTTGCTCGCTATTTATCCCAAGCTGCCTATTGGTCACCCGCTGCAAGACGGTACGCTCGTGGGGCCGCTGATTGATCAACAAGCCGTAGAAGGATTTACAAAAGCCTTGGGGCAGGTACAGCAGGAAGGCGGCACGCTACTCACGGGCGGCGAGGTGCTTACGGAGGGTACCTACACGACGGGCACTTACGTAACGCCCGCCTTGGTAGAAGCTGAGAATCACTACCACACGGTGCAGGAAGAAACCTTCGCGCCTATTCTGTACCTGATTAGGTACCGCGGCGATGTGGAAGCCGCCATTGCTCTGCAAAACGGTGTACGTCAAGGTTTGTCCTCTTCTATTTTCACGCTCAACATGCGCGAGGCCGAAGCTTTCCTAGCGGCAACCGGCTCCGATTGTGGCATTGCCAACGTGAACATCGGCACCAGCGGGGCCGAAATAGGAGGGGCTTTCGGAGGTGAGAAAGAAACGGGCGGTGGCCGCGAATCGGGCTCCGATGCCTGGAAGATTTACATGCGCCGCCAAACGAACACCATCAACTACTCCCGTGAGCTGCCACTGGCGCAGGGGATTAAGTTTGACGTGTAG
- a CDS encoding energy transducer TonB, which yields MTIFSRLLLTALLTTATLSTQAQQKLAYPKDPKASEIYDTVEKPAVPVGGVEAYGQYLADNQQYPTAALQQDLQGTVNVTFVVEKTGVVSNVTVPQPLAPALDAEAIRLIKGGPKWTPAQHRGEKVRQRVTIPVAFQIPQGSEPSAAGTPSGAGSDQPQTVAPDEPARPVGGTDAFFTWIQENLRYPTLARQRKIEGRVMVEFVVQKDGSLTEPKLVKRLGSGCDEEALRLIKAAPKWNPARYKGQPLRQKMVLPVVFQL from the coding sequence ATGACGATCTTTTCTCGCTTGCTACTCACCGCCCTGCTCACTACGGCCACCCTGTCTACCCAAGCTCAGCAAAAGCTAGCTTATCCCAAAGACCCCAAGGCTAGCGAAATCTACGATACCGTAGAAAAGCCAGCTGTACCTGTAGGTGGCGTGGAAGCATACGGTCAGTACCTAGCCGATAATCAGCAATATCCCACCGCTGCTTTGCAGCAGGACCTGCAAGGCACCGTGAACGTGACCTTTGTAGTCGAGAAAACGGGCGTCGTGTCCAACGTGACGGTGCCCCAGCCGCTCGCCCCCGCCCTCGATGCAGAGGCAATTCGGTTGATAAAAGGTGGTCCCAAGTGGACGCCTGCCCAGCACCGCGGCGAAAAAGTGCGGCAGCGCGTGACCATCCCGGTAGCCTTCCAGATTCCGCAAGGCTCCGAACCTAGCGCAGCGGGTACACCAAGCGGCGCTGGTAGCGACCAGCCACAGACCGTTGCGCCCGACGAACCTGCTCGCCCTGTCGGCGGCACCGACGCTTTTTTCACCTGGATTCAGGAGAACTTACGCTACCCTACTTTGGCACGACAGCGCAAAATAGAAGGCCGCGTGATGGTAGAATTCGTGGTTCAGAAAGATGGCTCCCTCACTGAGCCCAAGCTGGTAAAGCGCCTAGGTTCAGGCTGCGACGAGGAGGCTTTGCGTTTGATCAAAGCAGCCCCTAAATGGAATCCGGCTCGCTACAAAGGCCAGCCGCTGCGGCAAAAAATGGTGTTACCCGTAGTTTTTCAACTCTAA
- a CDS encoding PaaI family thioesterase, whose protein sequence is MLNPTGAVPPTSADTPQKAAFRRDILNPLKLRIFMLRRLPMAYLAGLRVRSLTEKEATVTVPFKYLTKNPFRSIYFACLAMAAELASGVQALMHVSSGSPTSMLVTGLEATFMKKAVGLITFTCPDGASIEQAVAESRATGEARTVVATSTGLDAAGDTVAVFRITWSFRARQAGR, encoded by the coding sequence ATGCTGAATCCCACTGGTGCGGTACCGCCGACTTCGGCTGATACGCCACAAAAAGCCGCTTTCCGGCGCGACATTCTTAACCCGCTGAAGCTGCGGATCTTTATGTTGCGCCGCCTGCCAATGGCTTACCTAGCCGGTTTGCGCGTGCGAAGCCTAACGGAGAAAGAAGCTACTGTGACGGTGCCTTTCAAATACCTCACGAAGAATCCGTTTCGCAGCATCTACTTTGCCTGCCTAGCAATGGCTGCTGAGCTAGCAAGTGGTGTGCAAGCGCTCATGCACGTCAGCAGCGGCTCGCCCACGTCGATGCTGGTGACCGGCCTAGAGGCAACGTTTATGAAAAAGGCAGTGGGGCTGATTACGTTTACCTGTCCCGATGGTGCTAGCATTGAACAGGCTGTGGCGGAAAGCCGGGCTACGGGTGAAGCACGCACAGTGGTAGCCACTAGTACGGGCCTCGATGCCGCAGGCGACACAGTAGCCGTATTTCGCATTACTTGGTCATTCCGGGCCCGGCAAGCCGGGCGTTAA
- a CDS encoding T9SS type A sorting domain-containing protein, producing MKSILLFVFRPQLLLSLLFLCLCVGAVRAQAPTWQTAIANTGSGSCVVNATATDANGNVYIAGRFGGIVTFGSTTLDASPPRNICAFVAKWSNATKSFVWAQQSVSVRGYDEAKSIAVSGTNIYLAGAFNGGAISFGNLTLINKGSFSDDAFVVKLTDAGVSSTFTWAQQIGGVSSESAYGIAANGSNVYVAGSFSTPTSFGTIVLPGSGSSDVYVAKIMDAGATGSFIWAQSGGSSTGSEEARSIAVSGTSVYITGSFYGITSTFGNVTLTNSSNPGIYEVYVAKLTDAGTTGNFVWAQSAGGTKSDIAYGITAQGNSVYVVGEFQGPTATFGTTTLTTTDSNLDLFVAKLTDAGATGSFAWAQRAGGSEYDNAHAVAVQGNNVYITGEFRQTADFGPYTLTATGSIGASDVFVAKLTDLGNNGAFSWVQQGGGPSYDYSGALAVQGSVIYVGCTVSPPASFGNIPNVGNPNGSFTSVLASLSDVVLATHNTLTKASFAVYPNPANASTTIQIPAVANATQATLTLTDALGRQVRTQSLRLQATGTMVELPLRNLAPGVYRLCVQFGTQQAAQALLIQ from the coding sequence ATGAAATCAATTCTACTCTTCGTTTTCAGGCCGCAATTGCTGCTGAGCCTGCTGTTCCTCTGCCTGTGCGTCGGAGCCGTACGCGCGCAGGCTCCTACCTGGCAGACGGCCATAGCTAATACTGGTAGCGGAAGTTGCGTCGTCAACGCTACGGCCACGGACGCCAATGGTAATGTGTACATAGCAGGGCGTTTTGGAGGAATAGTCACTTTCGGCTCCACAACGCTGGACGCTAGCCCGCCTCGTAATATCTGTGCTTTTGTTGCTAAATGGAGCAACGCAACCAAAAGCTTTGTTTGGGCGCAGCAAAGTGTCAGCGTTCGTGGCTACGACGAAGCTAAATCTATAGCCGTGAGTGGGACAAATATTTACCTAGCAGGTGCGTTCAATGGAGGAGCTATCAGCTTTGGCAACCTCACTTTAATTAACAAAGGAAGCTTCTCAGATGATGCTTTTGTTGTGAAGCTGACTGACGCAGGTGTTAGCAGCACCTTTACGTGGGCCCAACAAATTGGTGGAGTTAGCAGCGAAAGCGCCTACGGGATAGCCGCTAATGGCTCAAACGTGTACGTTGCTGGCTCCTTCTCCACTCCTACTTCCTTTGGTACCATTGTTTTACCTGGCTCGGGCTCCTCCGACGTCTATGTAGCTAAGATCATGGATGCGGGTGCTACCGGAAGCTTCATTTGGGCACAGAGCGGAGGTAGCAGTACGGGTAGCGAAGAGGCCCGCAGTATAGCCGTTAGCGGTACCTCCGTGTACATTACAGGTTCTTTTTACGGTATTACTTCGACCTTCGGTAACGTCACTTTAACGAACTCCTCCAACCCTGGCATTTACGAAGTGTACGTGGCCAAACTCACGGATGCGGGCACGACAGGGAATTTCGTCTGGGCGCAATCAGCGGGCGGCACCAAGAGCGATATAGCTTACGGCATAACCGCGCAGGGTAACAGTGTGTACGTGGTAGGCGAATTTCAGGGACCGACTGCCACCTTTGGTACGACCACACTCACTACCACCGATTCTAACCTCGATCTGTTTGTGGCCAAGCTCACCGACGCCGGTGCCACGGGGAGTTTTGCCTGGGCTCAACGGGCAGGTGGTTCCGAATATGATAATGCGCATGCAGTAGCCGTGCAGGGTAATAATGTGTACATAACGGGTGAATTTCGGCAGACCGCTGATTTCGGCCCCTATACCCTCACTGCCACCGGCAGCATTGGTGCCAGCGATGTATTCGTGGCCAAGCTCACCGACCTAGGTAATAACGGTGCATTTTCCTGGGTCCAGCAAGGAGGAGGACCAAGTTATGATTACTCGGGTGCCCTGGCAGTGCAAGGATCAGTCATCTATGTTGGCTGTACCGTTAGCCCTCCAGCTAGCTTCGGCAATATTCCCAATGTTGGGAATCCGAATGGTAGTTTTACAAGTGTACTGGCGTCTCTGAGTGACGTCGTGTTAGCTACCCATAATACCCTGACCAAAGCTAGCTTTGCGGTCTATCCTAATCCTGCGAATGCCTCAACTACCATCCAAATACCGGCTGTTGCTAACGCAACCCAAGCTACGCTCACGCTCACAGATGCCCTAGGTCGGCAGGTACGTACGCAGTCCTTGCGCTTACAGGCCACCGGCACTATGGTTGAATTGCCACTCCGTAACCTAGCTCCTGGAGTCTATCGGCTTTGTGTCCAGTTCGGCACCCAACAAGCTGCACAAGCCTTACTGATCCAGTGA
- a CDS encoding RNA polymerase sigma factor: MEAFAYTDINAPLVERCRLGDRRAQAEIYKRYAKAMFNASLRITGDYAEAEDVLQESFLSAFRELHGYKGDSSFGSWLKRIVINKSINCLRNRRLQLVPLADQHDGASSDGADDLGLEGETLGWRADVVRRCVQELPDGYRVVLSLYLLEGYDHAEIASILNITESTSKSQYSRARKKLLELARLRGL; encoded by the coding sequence ATGGAGGCTTTTGCGTACACTGACATCAATGCCCCGCTTGTGGAGCGCTGCCGCCTCGGCGACCGCCGCGCTCAGGCCGAAATATATAAGCGCTACGCCAAAGCCATGTTTAACGCCTCGCTGCGCATCACCGGCGACTATGCTGAGGCCGAAGACGTGTTGCAGGAATCGTTTCTGAGTGCTTTTCGGGAACTGCATGGCTACAAAGGCGATTCGTCGTTCGGCAGTTGGCTGAAGCGAATTGTAATTAACAAAAGTATTAACTGCCTGCGCAACCGGCGCCTGCAACTGGTTCCACTCGCCGACCAGCACGATGGCGCCAGCTCCGATGGAGCCGACGACCTAGGGCTGGAAGGAGAGACCCTAGGATGGCGTGCCGACGTGGTGCGGCGCTGTGTACAAGAGTTGCCGGACGGTTACCGGGTTGTTTTGTCATTGTATTTGCTAGAGGGCTACGACCACGCCGAAATAGCTAGCATTCTGAATATCACCGAGTCAACGTCCAAATCACAGTATAGTCGGGCCCGCAAGAAACTCTTGGAGCTAGCCCGCCTGCGCGGATTGTAA
- a CDS encoding DNA integrity scanning protein DisA nucleotide-binding domain protein, with amino-acid sequence MLTPLPLLAAPPVAPQLPATLDTSTIWPNQARFRQAVYLLAQDLFGALDDELDPSVILVGIPVEQENLPVLPVCLEPADCGLDFTSFGTVIARSNSLQQIDIWLNGDQEILSESVLRRKRHGRSLRMAVQEALDVLDTPTGKRQSFAGWPIEIGSYYVVTVLQVNRRALRTYPSFQPNRYYLNGRPLASSLLVSAILRFSEECGKALSELEPGASMMERPRENDELLRAAGRILMDTPAQALNVNPNAARLFDTCNTISSLRYEGAEGVGKLLLAQRRHPNLEEVFALTCPTPLTDYRAVRKLLEMTTADISLLADGENVYALGRLVGTYDINREDLFVVNFINHYAWELQHDGKVFMRASYGLPSLPRVRLNRTRFRKDLKRVFGLFDHVKVERLWEVVVEASRQKHGTLLVVTTEALAEADRLKLQCTLIEPVPLTPLITRLVTAIDGAVLIDPDAYCYSIGVILDGKATTRGRGSSTRGARYNSAIRYVESSPYPCMAIVVSEDGLVDVITKEEQDAVILD; translated from the coding sequence ATGCTTACTCCCCTCCCACTTCTAGCCGCGCCGCCGGTGGCGCCCCAGCTTCCGGCGACCCTAGATACCTCAACCATCTGGCCCAACCAAGCCCGCTTCCGGCAAGCTGTTTATTTGCTGGCCCAAGACCTCTTTGGTGCTCTCGACGACGAGCTAGACCCATCTGTTATTTTGGTCGGTATTCCCGTTGAGCAGGAGAATCTACCGGTGTTGCCCGTGTGCCTAGAGCCTGCCGATTGTGGTCTCGATTTCACCAGCTTCGGAACGGTGATAGCGCGCAGCAACAGCCTCCAACAGATTGACATTTGGCTTAACGGCGACCAGGAGATACTCAGCGAAAGCGTGCTACGGCGGAAGCGGCACGGCCGTAGCTTGCGTATGGCCGTGCAGGAAGCCCTCGACGTGCTGGACACACCCACCGGCAAGCGGCAGTCGTTTGCTGGCTGGCCCATAGAAATTGGCTCCTACTATGTCGTAACGGTGTTGCAAGTCAACCGGCGTGCGTTGCGTACCTACCCCTCTTTTCAACCCAACCGATACTACCTCAACGGCCGGCCGCTCGCGTCGTCGCTGCTGGTATCTGCTATCCTGCGTTTCAGCGAGGAATGCGGCAAAGCTTTGTCGGAGCTCGAACCAGGAGCTAGCATGATGGAGCGGCCGCGCGAAAACGACGAGCTGCTCCGCGCCGCCGGGCGTATTCTGATGGACACGCCGGCGCAGGCTCTAAACGTAAATCCCAACGCGGCCCGTCTCTTCGACACGTGCAACACCATCTCGTCGTTGCGCTACGAAGGGGCTGAAGGCGTCGGTAAGCTGCTGCTTGCCCAGCGTCGGCACCCAAATCTAGAAGAGGTTTTCGCTCTCACTTGCCCTACACCGCTTACCGATTACCGGGCCGTGCGGAAGCTGCTGGAGATGACGACTGCCGATATCAGCTTGCTGGCCGATGGAGAAAACGTGTATGCCCTAGGTCGGCTAGTGGGCACCTACGACATCAATCGGGAAGATTTGTTTGTCGTGAACTTCATCAACCACTACGCCTGGGAGTTGCAACACGACGGAAAGGTGTTCATGCGCGCCAGCTATGGTTTGCCAAGCCTGCCACGTGTGCGCCTGAACCGGACCCGTTTCCGCAAAGACTTGAAACGCGTGTTTGGCCTATTCGACCACGTGAAAGTGGAACGCCTGTGGGAAGTAGTGGTGGAAGCTAGCCGGCAGAAGCACGGCACGCTGCTGGTAGTCACCACAGAAGCCCTAGCTGAAGCCGACCGCCTCAAGTTACAATGCACGCTCATCGAGCCTGTGCCGCTCACGCCGCTTATCACGCGCCTCGTGACGGCTATTGATGGCGCCGTACTCATCGACCCCGACGCGTACTGCTACTCCATTGGCGTTATTCTGGACGGCAAAGCCACCACGCGCGGCCGTGGTAGCAGCACGCGTGGTGCCCGCTACAACTCGGCCATTCGCTACGTAGAAAGCTCACCTTACCCATGCATGGCCATTGTGGTGAGTGAAGACGGTCTGGTCGATGTCATCACCAAGGAAGAACAAGACGCCGTAATACTAGATTGA
- a CDS encoding PPC domain-containing DNA-binding protein translates to MDYTFGRPVHYYLLLLIWGLGSLAAPATVAQQKMPALPTPPVALSSPMRTYALRLRPGDDLRQQLTAFTQQHSIKAGAIVTCVGSLTTTTLRLANQEGPTVYQGHFEIVSLVGTLSVNGSHLHLSVADSTGHTLGGHLLDGNRIYTTAELVIGVLEELEFRRETDPVSTYQELSIYPAPSSQKPRRASPKKP, encoded by the coding sequence TTGGACTACACTTTCGGTCGGCCCGTGCATTATTATCTATTACTACTTATTTGGGGGCTAGGTAGCCTAGCGGCACCAGCCACTGTTGCTCAGCAAAAGATGCCTGCTTTACCTACACCGCCAGTTGCGCTTTCCTCGCCCATGCGCACCTATGCGTTGCGACTACGGCCCGGCGACGATTTGCGGCAACAACTCACCGCTTTTACTCAGCAGCACAGTATCAAAGCGGGTGCTATTGTCACATGCGTAGGGAGCCTTACTACAACAACACTGCGGCTGGCTAATCAGGAAGGGCCCACCGTGTATCAGGGTCACTTCGAGATTGTATCGTTGGTTGGGACGTTATCGGTCAATGGCAGCCATCTGCACCTGTCCGTAGCGGACTCTACGGGGCACACGCTTGGTGGGCATTTGTTGGATGGCAACCGTATTTACACCACTGCCGAGCTGGTAATTGGCGTGTTAGAGGAGCTAGAGTTTCGCCGCGAAACCGACCCCGTATCGACTTATCAGGAGCTGAGTATTTACCCGGCACCTAGTAGCCAGAAACCGCGGAGAGCTTCACCGAAAAAGCCCTAA
- a CDS encoding ferritin-like domain-containing protein, translated as MSKLLSQKPVVADPEKDSNTPLQRRTFLRYTAGAGVAVGSLALTGCDDLLDEIFNNPNVPASLIEVNVGSGDFGVLNYAYALEQLEAAFYAKVITSTYYTGASAAERQILSDLEAHERIHRDFLKTAIKANGGTPIRDLEPDFTTIDFANRTSVLGAAKAFEDLGVAAYNGAGKLISNPVYLGLAGKIVSVEARHAALIRDLLSNGSFVGPDVVDFNTGLEMSKTPTQVVAVANNYLKKGSKLNVSNLPTE; from the coding sequence ATGTCAAAACTTCTGTCCCAAAAACCTGTTGTTGCAGATCCCGAAAAGGACTCGAACACGCCTCTGCAACGGCGTACTTTTTTGCGCTATACCGCTGGTGCCGGTGTGGCGGTAGGTAGCCTCGCCCTCACGGGTTGCGACGACCTTCTAGATGAGATTTTCAATAACCCGAACGTACCAGCGAGCCTCATTGAGGTAAACGTTGGCAGCGGCGATTTTGGGGTGCTCAACTATGCCTATGCGTTAGAGCAACTCGAAGCTGCTTTCTACGCTAAGGTAATCACCAGCACCTACTACACTGGCGCCAGCGCCGCGGAGCGTCAGATTCTGTCGGACCTGGAAGCGCACGAGCGGATTCACCGCGACTTCCTAAAAACGGCTATCAAAGCAAACGGTGGCACCCCCATCCGCGACCTAGAGCCCGATTTCACGACCATCGACTTTGCTAACCGCACGAGCGTGCTAGGTGCTGCCAAGGCGTTCGAAGACCTAGGTGTAGCTGCTTACAACGGCGCTGGCAAACTCATCTCTAACCCCGTATACCTAGGCTTGGCCGGTAAAATTGTGTCGGTAGAAGCACGTCACGCGGCGCTTATTCGCGACTTACTCAGCAACGGCAGCTTCGTTGGTCCGGATGTGGTAGACTTCAACACCGGCCTAGAAATGTCGAAGACGCCCACCCAGGTAGTCGCTGTAGCTAATAACTACCTGAAGAAGGGTTCGAAGCTGAATGTCAGCAACCTGCCCACCGAATAG
- a CDS encoding ferritin-like domain-containing protein: MNLLNIIAEIEKVDPEVYERLDQRRAMFKHFAGFGKKLATAAVPLAMGSMFQKAYGQTSGLSQQIKDVLNFALKLEYLESIFYNEGINRAGLLSGEDRAQIITIATDEFNHVAFLRSVLGADAIAPLTANNFDYTGSKGGTRAALLPDVFTNRTTFLALAQSFEDTGVRAYKGGAPLLISNNTVLEAALNIHSVEARHASHLRTMRRGGPQAVAGSPQSAPKSWISGNDGGGPAPAITSAIYGAGTPAAMYPSEANTAQAGVELTGSFVTAAQASEAFDEPLDMATVLAIASNFMK, from the coding sequence ATGAATCTTCTCAACATCATTGCTGAAATCGAGAAAGTAGACCCAGAGGTTTACGAACGTCTCGATCAGCGCCGCGCCATGTTCAAGCACTTTGCTGGCTTCGGCAAAAAGCTAGCTACGGCCGCGGTACCACTGGCTATGGGCTCCATGTTCCAGAAAGCGTATGGCCAAACCTCGGGCTTGAGCCAGCAGATCAAAGACGTGCTCAACTTCGCGCTTAAACTAGAGTACCTGGAGTCTATCTTCTACAATGAAGGTATTAACCGGGCTGGCTTGCTGTCGGGCGAAGACCGCGCGCAGATCATCACCATCGCCACCGACGAGTTTAACCACGTTGCTTTCCTGCGTTCGGTGCTCGGTGCTGATGCTATTGCGCCGCTCACGGCCAATAACTTCGACTACACCGGCTCGAAAGGTGGCACGCGTGCTGCCCTGCTACCTGATGTATTCACGAACCGCACGACTTTCCTAGCCCTAGCCCAGAGCTTCGAGGATACTGGCGTGCGCGCCTACAAAGGTGGTGCTCCCCTACTCATCAGCAACAACACGGTACTAGAAGCAGCGCTGAACATTCACTCGGTAGAAGCGCGGCACGCATCGCACTTGCGCACCATGCGCCGGGGCGGTCCGCAAGCTGTTGCTGGTTCACCTCAGTCGGCACCGAAGAGCTGGATTTCGGGTAATGACGGCGGCGGCCCTGCTCCTGCTATCACCAGTGCCATCTACGGTGCTGGCACGCCCGCAGCGATGTACCCAAGCGAAGCCAACACGGCTCAGGCAGGTGTTGAACTCACCGGTTCTTTCGTTACCGCAGCCCAAGCGTCTGAAGCGTTCGACGAGCCGCTCGATATGGCTACTGTTCTTGCCATTGCTTCGAACTTCATGAAGTAA